The Pleurodeles waltl isolate 20211129_DDA chromosome 10, aPleWal1.hap1.20221129, whole genome shotgun sequence sequence GTGAAGCTCTGCAATGTTTCAGTGCTGGGTACAGTGAAGCGCTGCAAGGTTTCAGTGCTGGAAACAGTGAAGCTCTGCAGTGTTTCAATCCTGGATACCATGAAGCACTGAAATGTTTCAGTGCTGGATACTGTGGCGCTCTGCAATGTTTCAGTGCTGGATACCGTGAAGCGCTGCAATCTTTCAGTGTTGGATACCGGGAAGCGCTGCAATGTTCCAGTGCTGGATACCATGAAGCACTGCAATGTTTCAGTGCTGGATACAGTGAAGCTCTGCAATGTTTCAGTGATGGATACTGTGAAGTGGTGCAATGTTTCAGTGTTGGATACAGTGAAGCACTGCAATGTTTCAGTGCTGGATACAGTGAAGCGCTGCAGTGCTTCAGTGCTGGATACAGGGAAGCTCTGCAATGTTTCAGTGCTGGATGCAGTGAAGTGCTGCAATTTTTTAGTGCTGGATAGAGTGAAGCGCTGCAATGTTTCAGTGCTATATACTGTGAAGCGCTGCAATGTTTCAGTGCTAGATACAGTGTAGCGCTGCAATGTTTCAGTGCTTGATACAATGAAGCTCTGTAATGTTTCAGTGCTTGATACAGTGAAGCTCTGCAATGTTTCAGTGCTAGATACAATGTAGCTCTGCAATGTTTCAGTGTTTGATACTGAGAAGAGCTGCAATTTTTCAGTGCTACATACAGGTAATCTCTGCAATGATTCAGTGCTGGGTACCGTGAAGCGCTGCGATGATTCAGTGCTGGATACAGTGAAGCTCTGCAATGTTTCAGTGCTGGATACAATGAAGCGCTGCAATGTTTCAGTGCTAGATACAGTGAAGCTCTGCAATGTTTCAGTGCTGGATACAGTGAAGCGCTGCAATGTTTCAGTGCTAGATACAGGTAAGCTCTGCAATGTTTCAGTGCTGGATACCGAGAAGCACTGCAATGATTCAGTGTGGATACCGTGAAGAGCTGCAATGATTCAGTGCTGGATATTGTGAAGCGCTGCAATGTTTCAGTCATGATACAGTGAAGCTCTGCAATGTTTCAGTGCTGGATACCGTGAAGCACTGCAATGATTCAGTGCGGGACACAGTGACGTGCAGCAATGTTTCAGTGCTGGATACAGTGAAGCTCTGCAATGTTTCAGTGCTGGATACAGTGAAGAGCTGCAATGTTTCAATGCTGGATACCGTGAAATGCTGCAATGTTTCAGTGCTGGATAATGTGAAGCGCTGCAATGTTTCAATGCTGGATACCGTAAAACTCTGCAATGATTCAGTGCTGGATACTGAGAAGCGCTGCAATGTTTCAGTGCTGGATACCGAGAAGTGCTGCAATGATTCAGTGTGGATACCATGAAGCGCTGCAATGTTTCAGTGCTGGATACCGTGATGCGCTGCAATGTTTCAGTGCTGGATAAAGTGAAGCTCTGCAATGTTTCAGTGCTGGATACAGTGAAGCGCTGCAGTGTTTCAGTGCTGGATACCGTGAAGCTCTGCAATGTTTCAGTGCTAGATACCATGAAGCTCTGCAATGTTTCAGTGCTGGATACAGTGAAGCTCTGCAATGTTTCAGTGCTGGATACAGTGAAGCGCTGTGATGTTTCAGTGCTGGATGCCATGAAGCGCTGAGATGTTTTAGTGCTGGATACAGTGTAGCGCTGCAATGTCTTAGTGCTGGATACAGTGAAGCTCTGCGATGTTTCAGTGCTGGATACAGTGAAGCTCTGCAATGTTTCAGTGCTGGATACAGTGAAGCGCTGTGATGTTTCAGTGCTGGATGCCATGAAGCGCTGAGATGTTTTAGTGCTGGATACAGTGTAGCGCTGCAATGTCTTAGTGCTGGATACAGTGAAGCTCTGCGATGTTTCAGTGCTGGATACAGTGAAGCACTGCAGTGTTTCAGTGCTGGATACAGTGAAGCGCTGCAATGTTTCAATGCTGGATACCGTGAAGCTCTGCAATGTTTCAATGCTGGATACCGTGAAGCTCTGCAATGTTTCAGTGCTGGATACAGTGAAGCTCTGCAATGTTTCAGTGCTGGATACCGTGAAGCTCTGCAATGTTTCAGTGCTAGATACAGTGAAGCTCTGCAATGTTTCAGTGCTGGATACAGTGAAGCGCTGTGATGTTTCAGTGCTGGATGCTGTGAAGTGCTGAGATGTTTTAGGGCTGGATACAGTGTAGCGCTGCAATGTCTCAGTGCTGGATACAGTGAAGTTCTGCGATGTTTCAGTGCTCGATACAGTAAAGCACTGCAATGTTTCAGTGCTGGATACAGTGTAGGGTTGCGAAGTTTCAGTGCTGGATACAGTGAAGCTCTGTGATGTTTCTGTGCTGGATACAGTGAAGCGCTGCAATGTTTCAGTGCTGGAtacagtgtagtgctgcaatgttTCAGTGCATGGATACAGTGAAGCTCTGCGATGTTTCAGTGCTGGATACAGTGAGGCTCTGCAATATTTCAGTGCTGGATACAGTGAAGCGCTGCAATGTTTCAGTGCTGGATACAGTGAAGCGCTGCAATGTTTCAGTGCTAGATACAGTGAAGCGATGCAATGTTTCAGTGCTGGATACAGTGAAGCGATGCAATGTTTCAGTGCTGGATGCTGTGAAGCGCTGCAGTGTTTCAGTGCTGGGTACAGTGTAGCGCTGCAATGTTTCAGTGCTGGATACAGTGAAGCTCTGCAAGGTTTCAGTGCTACAATTTAAGGGACAATCCAATGAAAGATGTCACCAAAGGTATCAAAACCTAAGCCAACGTCATCAAATAAAGGTGATTTCAGGAATGTCACTTATCGGTGATTGTTCTCATTGCAGGACTGGGTAGGGAGATCTGCTTTTCCCCtcactggttttggggtatctgATGTTtttgtaggaccttggtcaaaaaAGAGATTTGGAGCCAGTGCTTATCTTTATGCCAGATGATAGGAGTGTAAATTTAAATGAGAATTTAACAATGTCCTGGAGGGACAGAGAAAGCGGGCAGTTATAGAATCTGGCACCAGCTAGTTAAATAACCTTGATAGCTGCCTCATCATTAATTAAAAATGTCAGGATTGTTTTGTAATCTACAAGTAGATTTTCATGCTGAAGCTCAGGACCCTGAGAAATCACTGGCCCTAGATCAAATGGTCCCCCTCTGCCCCTGCATTGCGACGATCCAAAAATGGATGACTTAGTTATAAAAGGTGCTGACATAGGTATTTTAGAGATGCATTTCAAAACTTCAGAGCCCAAAACCTAATCCAAACACTAATGGTTTCTGTGTTAATATTGGACATACACAAGTGTAACCCCCTCCGATggccatgggaagcaatggacgttGGAGAAATGGGTACATATCTGCCCACCCAATTTGGATGGGTGAAAATGTAGTCTTTGCTTATGGTTTGCtactgccaggtaaaacctggtggtaaaGAACAGtgaaaacatttgaataaaaatgaAGTGGTGAAGACCTTGAGTGAGCTAGGTTAATAGGTGGTAAGGGCTTGGAACTTTACGTATGCACTGTAGTGATTACTAAATATTCTGAATATATTCCTGCACTTGCTCCAAGAACCGCATTTT is a genomic window containing:
- the LOC138262398 gene encoding uncharacterized protein, yielding MHVSHEDGKCDCVRSCREVQEKKGCCVSSVKDHADVVCGVDERCFYTMVGTETLQSFTVSSTETLQRYTVPSTETLQRFTASSTETLHRFTVSSTETLHRFTVSSTETLQRFTVSSTETLQRFTHYTVSSTETLQRFTVSSTETSQSFTVSSTETSQPYTVSSTETLQCFTVSSTETSQNFTVSSTETLQRYTVSSPKTSQHFTASSTETSQRFTVSSTETLQSFTVSSTETLQSFTVSSTETLQSFTVSSTETLQSFTVSSIETLQSFTVSSIETLQRFTVSSTETLQCFTVSSTETSQSFTVSSTKTLQRYTVSSTKTSQRFMASSTETSQRFTVSSTETLQSFTVSSTETSQSFTVSSTKTLQRYTVSSTKTSQRFMASSTETSQRFTVSSTETLQSFTVSSTETLQSFMVSSTETLQSFTVSSTETLQRFTVSSTETLQSFTLSSTETLQRITVSSTETLQRFMSFTVSSIETLQRFTLSSTETLQHFTVSSIETLQLFTVSSTETLQSFTVSSTETLLHVTVSRTESLQCFTVSSTETLQSFTCFSVSSTETLQSLPVSSTETLQRFTVSSTETLQSFTVSSTETLQRFIVSSTETLQSFTVSSTESSQRFTVPSTESLQRLPVCSTEKLQLFSVSNTETLQSYIVSSTETLQSFTVSSTETLQSFIVSSTETLQRYTVSSTETLQRFTVYSTETLQRFTLSSTKKLQHFTASSTETLQSFPVSSTEALQRFTVSSTETLQCFTVSNTETLHHFTVSITETLQSFTVSSTETLQCFMVSSTGTLQRFPVSNTERLQRFTVSSTETLQSATVSSTETFQCFMVSRIETLQSFTVSSTETLQRFTVPSTETLQSFTLSSTESLQSFTVSSTESLQRFTVSRATKLCSRFD